GAAAATAGTAGGGTAAAAAGTTTGAAGTCAGTTCATATGATTTTCATTATTCTCAGTAGATCAAGTCAAATTTTCCATTGAAGTTGTCTGAAGACACTACACCCCTCAAAAAAATCCAGAAAGAAGAAAtacaaaaaccctagctagatagagagaaagaataACCCGCACACACAACCCTAGCTACATCAATGTTAATACTAATCTCTCAATTGTCTCTCATCCCAACCCCATTGAAAATACAGGCAAAAAACCACAATCATTTGCATACACTTGATGAAAAATAATACCAAATCCTACCCTTTACTCTCTCCCACTGATCTCtctgcctctataaaaaaagtCATACCTAATTAGAGATCAATAATAATGTACAAGTGTACATGCTAGAAGTTGATGAGGTCCACCCTGCAAAACCGATACCACACACAatgcttctttctctctcaaagtTCCTCTTTCCCAATCCCCTGCAGCTAGCTTCTTGTCAATTTCAAAAGTAAAGGGGATCGTAGACCCAATTCTCTCCCTTtcaaccttttctttttcttaggggttttcatttttcttttcctcaaCTGAAAGAGCACACActtaacttttgagaaatgatttcTGCACACCGTTTTCACTTCATTCACACCCCTTTCTTTTTTAGCCATTGAACTCAACAAAGCAAATATAATCATGGACGGAAATTAAGAGGGAGTGTGCAGCAATCACTACTTTCTTtttttgcacatggtgccaACCATAAAATATCCTCCAAGAGGCGATCCTTTGGTAAAATTTTTCCTGGCCAacccaaatctctctctctctctctctctctctctctgtctctcactctctctcccagCTGCCTTCTCATTGTTATTAGCTCATCaaatcaaaatcatcataatgatggtggtgatgatgatgatagtgGGAAAAGTGAGGCTTTAAAGGGAGTACAATGCTTTGCCTCAGCTTTCCAACACCGTTCAATATCTTCAGCAATTCTTTTGGCATCCATTGAGGCACCAAGTAGTCCACGTTTGGTAAACCCCACTGCATATAACCCACATTCACCTTTCCAACCATTTGGAAATGGCGTTCTAGGTAACCCATCTTCCTTTGAAAACATATCATTCTCCTgcaataacatatatatattttagggaACATGCTAAACTTTTATTCCCTATACATAATAATTAGGGTAAAATTTTCTTTATAGACTTCCGTTGTTAGACAAAcgctttatacatatatattgtcAAATTTATGTGTACGACACATTCATGCAAGAATCAATATAATCAATATTATATTAGGAATTGAGTTGGCACCTTTAGCCAAATGGGCACATTGCTTCTGTAACCTGTTGCTAAGACAATGGCATCAAATTTCTCCGTTCGTCCATCAATGAATTCTATAGCGTGAGGTTTTAACCTCTTGATGGCTGGACATATCTACAATATTACATAGTATAAAGtcagaaaataaggaaaatgaaCTATGTGTcgacatttatatatataataaaaagcaaaagaagcTAGACTTatagtttaccaaaaaaaaaaaaaaagcctagaCTTATAACATTTTGATAGTAAACAAGATTCTAAGAGCTCCATACATATTTTGTTCCAGTTATCGGGAAAATATTTATTATCAAACATGTTTAAAACGGTTCTATGTAACGTCAAATCACCATAATATGCTAAACTGTCTgacaagagaaaaacaaaatttacttgTTCGTGGGACTGCTATTACATCATAAAGCATATCTAGAGGTACCATCATTTGGGAAAAAAATACTGTGTAAATAATTAAAAGCAATGGCTGGCAAAtagtaaattaaaagaaaaagagaagattaaagtgagattgAGAAATGACTTGATGAAAAAGCTTGGTACCTCAATGTCTCCACTTTTGATCTTTGCCAGTGTACCAACGTCTAAGACAGGGGTCTTTCCAGACAAGGTCTTGAGCTCCAAGGGACCCAATTTCGGTCGGTATAATCCGAGTCGAGAGGTATTGCCGAGAAGCAGCCGAGACGCAACCAGCAAGAACCGATCCACAAGTCGCATGGGCAGCCACTTGAGCAACCACATGGACAGCCCAAAAGTTGATTTTCCAAGCATCTCTCTTGGTAAGACATGTACCTAAttaattcaaatataaaaaaacaaaaatataaaattaaaattacacTAGAAAAAGCTCAAAaggcaccaaaaaaaaaacgaaaaaaaaaaagaaaggaaaaaaaggcaATCAAACAATTAACATGGAGGTGATGTGTGAGTCCCATTCCATGGAGGcaatcaaacaattaattgCTTCATATGCCAAGGACGAAAGAATTTTAAGGGCACAACTGTTTCTTTATTCTGAGAAAAAAAGGTTTGGAAGTAAGAGAGACATATGAAGCTTCTGACCAATGCTACGCATGCTTTGGTGTTCCAATAAAGTAAAAGATGAAAGGAAATTTTGTTTTGCTAAAAATAGGGTTTTATATTCATGTTTACTCAACTTTGAACAAACCATTGGAACTTGAAATGATAaatagtttgagattgtttgggggcttgtttttttttttttatttgacaaaACAAAAACCAGTTAATGGCTCTAAAATAGAAAATATAGCAAAGAGAGTACAAATTTCTCAAAAATGGTGTTtccattatatataaatacataatttgtgttaaaaaaattcattcatAGTTTTATTCTTAAAGACAAGAAATTAGGACAAACAATTGAGTGGTGAAAAAGTGAGGAAAAAACCGaagaaacacaaattaaaacttgttaaacacaaaatcaaaaaCTCAAGGGCACCAAAAATCTTATAGCACTTTAATGGCAtttgtttagagagagagagagagagttcttaCTGTATCTCTGACCACAAGAGAAGGCCTAGCATTATGATTACATAGATCCAAGCACACCTCCATGCCTGAATTTCCACAACCAACAACCAAAACTTTCTTCTCTCTAAAGTCTTCACCACTCTTGTACAAACTTGTGTGCCTTATGGGCCCTTTAAACTCAGTCATTCCCTCAAGCTTCGGCACCACCGCCTCTGCATTCTCACCGGTGGCGGCAATCAACCACCGGCACACATACTCCGTCTCATCACCACCTTTCACTCCCGTTGTCCGCACACGCCAAAACCCGAGCGTGGGATCAAACTGGGCACTGGCCACGGTCTCATTGAACCATGGCCTAATGTCATACTTGGTAGCATAATCTTCAAGGTATTGAATGAATTGTTGCTTTGTAGGGTAAGTTGGGAAATCATTGGGGAAAGGCATGAAGGGTAGCTCACAAAATTGCTTCGGCAAGTGAAGGCGAAGGCGGTCGTAGGTCTTGAGCTGCCATAAGGAGGCTATGCAATTGGATCTCTCCAGGATCACACTCGGTACACCTTTTAACTTGAGACATGCGGCGGTTGCAAGCCCTGATGGCCCTGCACCTACGATGACCGGCCCACACACTACGAGTCTAGACGACGGTGATGGTGATGGCGATGATGCTGACGAGGACGAGGACGAAGACGAGGAAGACTTGTTGCTCATTTTGTCAATGAAATAAGGATCATGGGATTGCTTGCCTTGTAATTCTCTTGTGTTGTAGTAGTCCATGGACATCTAAGCGACGATatgtaacaaattaatttaattcaaGAACAGAAATAGTGAATTAAAAGTTGAAGAAGCTAGCAGAGGAATTGTTAGTGAAGGAAAGAGTTTGGTTTGAGAGGACaaaaataagtgagaggaaaacATTGGGAGAGGAGGTGTAGGTTTTGGGACTGTGTGAGTCTCTTAATCAGTCTAAGTTTAACTGTTTTAAGAGGGGATTAAGCTGATGGTTGGTTATACAGAGTTAGTGGTGATCAAGGTGTTTTCTCTTTCTCACTTATCAG
Above is a window of Malus sylvestris chromosome 15, drMalSylv7.2, whole genome shotgun sequence DNA encoding:
- the LOC126601382 gene encoding indole-3-pyruvate monooxygenase YUCCA6-like produces the protein MSMDYYNTRELQGKQSHDPYFIDKMSNKSSSSSSSSSSASSPSPSPSSRLVVCGPVIVGAGPSGLATAACLKLKGVPSVILERSNCIASLWQLKTYDRLRLHLPKQFCELPFMPFPNDFPTYPTKQQFIQYLEDYATKYDIRPWFNETVASAQFDPTLGFWRVRTTGVKGGDETEYVCRWLIAATGENAEAVVPKLEGMTEFKGPIRHTSLYKSGEDFREKKVLVVGCGNSGMEVCLDLCNHNARPSLVVRDTVHVLPREMLGKSTFGLSMWLLKWLPMRLVDRFLLVASRLLLGNTSRLGLYRPKLGPLELKTLSGKTPVLDVGTLAKIKSGDIEICPAIKRLKPHAIEFIDGRTEKFDAIVLATGYRSNVPIWLKENDMFSKEDGLPRTPFPNGWKGECGLYAVGFTKRGLLGASMDAKRIAEDIERCWKAEAKHCTPFKASLFPLSSSSPPSL